A genomic stretch from Flavobacterium nitratireducens includes:
- a CDS encoding IS982 family transposase has protein sequence MNCELEYKSDVGIKRKMPDLEVIALSLTAEFMSIDSENSLFKEINKQQIPNLIERSQFNKRRRKLFFFLEEVRTKLASRFLEFEDHFIVDSMPLEICKFARHRRIKICKNEFETAPSKGFCASQNNWFYGYKLHGVCSINGIFHSLDITKAEVHDVHFLKNIKQQMSDCVLLGDRGYLSQSIQLDLFQTVNIKLETPKRTNQKDYRPQPYIFRKSRKRIETLFSQLCDQFRIRNNYAKTFEGFKTRILAKITALTLIQYINKFIFDRPINNIKNQTI, from the coding sequence TTGAATTGTGAATTGGAATATAAATCAGACGTAGGAATAAAACGTAAAATGCCTGATTTAGAGGTCATTGCATTGAGTTTAACTGCTGAATTTATGTCTATTGATAGTGAAAATTCTTTATTTAAGGAGATTAATAAGCAACAAATTCCAAACCTAATTGAACGAAGTCAGTTCAATAAAAGAAGGCGAAAATTGTTTTTCTTTTTAGAAGAAGTAAGGACAAAATTAGCATCTCGGTTTTTAGAATTTGAAGATCATTTTATCGTGGATAGTATGCCGTTGGAGATTTGCAAATTTGCACGTCATAGGAGAATAAAAATCTGTAAAAACGAGTTTGAAACTGCTCCCTCAAAAGGGTTTTGTGCTTCTCAAAACAACTGGTTTTATGGATATAAATTGCACGGAGTTTGTTCTATAAATGGAATTTTCCATTCATTGGATATTACAAAAGCAGAGGTTCACGATGTTCATTTTTTGAAAAACATAAAACAACAAATGTCTGATTGTGTGTTGCTTGGTGATAGAGGTTACTTATCTCAAAGCATTCAATTAGACTTGTTTCAAACGGTAAATATCAAATTAGAAACACCAAAAAGAACTAATCAAAAAGATTATAGGCCACAGCCTTATATCTTTAGGAAGTCAAGAAAAAGAATTGAAACATTATTTTCACAACTATGTGACCAGTTCAGAATTAGAAACAATTATGCTAAAACTTTTGAAGGTTTTAAAACAAGAATTTTAGCAAAAATAACAGCATTAACATTGATTCAGTATATCAATAAATTCATATTTGACAGACCAATAAACAATATTAAAAATCAAACAATTTAA
- a CDS encoding AsmA family protein produces the protein MLQKALKIFGVTILLLAGSLFAIPYFFKDQIKAKITQAINEKVDAKVSFADADLSLFKNFPNANVTIEKLAIINKAPFEGDTLVDLGELNLKMSIKELFKGENEPINIDGIYSKDGLINIIFNKDGVGNYDIAIKDDKTATGDAKSKPLSLNIQNYKIENFQFRYFDESSKIKMLIDSLNHEGTGDFAASKLDLNTKSTAKISLDMDKVNYMKNVALTLDAVLGIDLEKSKYTFKENKALINQLPLEFDGYIQLVDAGQEYDLKFKTPTSSFKNFLGIIPAAYAANINNVKTTGDFTVAGFAKGLYSDKTVPKFNIEIASNNASFQYPDLPKSVQNIIIDTKIINQTGILNDTYVNLDKLSFRIDQDVFNAKANIKNITQNALVDAMLKGTINLGNLSKAYPIKLDKPLSGILKADVTTKFDMQSVEKSQYENIKNSGTMSLSGFKYMDENGKSMNISKAEIAFNPSRVILKQFNASTGKSDLSVTGVLENFYGFIFKNQNLRGNFNLTSNQLAVNDFVTSEETPKTAAVKTETSDTKTKKTEAMKIPAFLDCTLTAKANTVLYDNLTLENVSGKLIVKDEKLTMENIKTNIFGGSIGLNGAVSTKEKTPTFNMNLGLNQVDIAQSFTQLDMLKKLAPIAGIVNGKINSTIKLNGNLDANELTPDLKTITGDLLGQFLSTTINSSNSTLLTALTSNIKFLDMSKINLNDLKAAITFKDGKVNVKPFTIKYQDIQANIGGTHGFDQSMNYNIKFNVPAKYLGTEVNTLISKLSAADAQKLENIPINAILTGNFSKPKITTDLKTAATNLTNQLIQQQKTKLVNKGTSALTDIINKNKKAGDTTKTTIPATKAEAQTKAKEEVKAKATDLLNNLFNKKKKVVDTIKTN, from the coding sequence ATGTTACAAAAAGCACTAAAAATCTTTGGAGTTACGATTCTTCTTTTGGCAGGATCGCTATTTGCCATCCCTTATTTCTTTAAGGATCAAATTAAAGCTAAAATCACACAGGCTATCAATGAAAAAGTAGATGCAAAAGTGAGCTTTGCCGATGCTGATTTAAGTTTGTTTAAAAATTTCCCTAACGCTAATGTTACTATTGAAAAATTAGCCATAATCAATAAAGCGCCTTTTGAAGGAGACACCTTAGTTGATCTGGGCGAATTAAACCTAAAAATGTCTATCAAAGAACTTTTTAAAGGAGAAAATGAGCCAATCAATATTGACGGAATATATTCGAAAGACGGTTTGATTAATATTATTTTCAACAAAGACGGTGTTGGAAATTATGATATTGCTATCAAGGACGATAAAACAGCTACTGGTGATGCTAAAAGCAAACCTTTATCTTTAAACATTCAGAATTACAAAATTGAAAATTTTCAATTCCGCTATTTTGACGAAAGTTCCAAAATAAAAATGCTTATCGACAGCCTGAATCATGAAGGAACCGGAGATTTTGCAGCATCTAAATTAGATTTAAATACCAAATCAACAGCCAAAATCAGTCTGGATATGGACAAGGTAAATTACATGAAAAATGTTGCTTTGACTCTAGATGCTGTTCTTGGAATCGATTTAGAAAAAAGCAAATATACTTTTAAAGAAAATAAGGCTTTAATCAATCAATTGCCTTTAGAATTTGACGGATATATTCAATTAGTCGATGCTGGTCAGGAATACGATTTAAAATTTAAAACGCCTACTTCCTCTTTTAAAAATTTCTTAGGTATAATACCTGCCGCCTATGCTGCCAATATTAACAATGTGAAAACCACAGGAGATTTCACAGTTGCTGGTTTTGCCAAAGGATTGTATTCGGATAAGACAGTACCCAAATTCAATATCGAAATCGCCTCGAATAATGCTTCTTTCCAATATCCAGATTTACCAAAATCGGTACAAAACATTATTATCGATACTAAAATTATCAATCAAACGGGAATCTTAAACGATACTTATGTCAACCTGGACAAACTCTCTTTTCGCATAGATCAAGATGTTTTTAATGCAAAGGCCAACATTAAAAACATCACTCAAAATGCCTTAGTTGATGCGATGCTGAAAGGAACAATCAACTTAGGAAACCTATCGAAAGCCTACCCTATCAAATTGGACAAACCTTTAAGCGGAATTCTAAAAGCAGATGTAACGACCAAATTTGACATGCAATCGGTAGAAAAAAGCCAATATGAAAACATAAAAAACTCAGGAACAATGAGTTTGTCTGGCTTTAAATACATGGATGAAAATGGCAAATCAATGAATATTAGTAAGGCCGAAATTGCTTTCAATCCATCTCGAGTGATTTTAAAACAATTTAATGCTTCGACCGGAAAAAGCGATTTGAGTGTTACGGGTGTTTTAGAAAATTTCTACGGTTTTATATTTAAAAATCAAAACCTGCGAGGAAACTTCAACCTAACTTCCAATCAATTAGCGGTTAATGATTTTGTAACTTCGGAAGAAACTCCAAAAACAGCAGCTGTAAAAACAGAAACCAGCGATACAAAAACAAAGAAAACCGAAGCTATGAAAATTCCCGCTTTCTTAGATTGTACGCTTACTGCAAAAGCCAATACGGTATTGTATGATAATTTAACCTTAGAAAATGTTTCCGGAAAATTAATCGTTAAAGACGAAAAACTAACGATGGAGAATATTAAAACAAACATTTTTGGCGGTTCTATCGGTTTAAACGGTGCCGTTTCTACCAAAGAAAAAACACCAACATTCAATATGAATTTAGGTTTAAACCAAGTTGACATTGCACAATCTTTCACCCAATTAGACATGCTTAAAAAACTGGCTCCAATTGCTGGAATTGTCAATGGAAAAATCAATTCGACCATCAAATTAAATGGAAATCTGGATGCTAATGAACTCACTCCCGATTTAAAAACCATCACAGGAGATTTACTAGGTCAGTTTCTTTCTACGACCATCAATTCCAGTAATTCGACGCTGTTGACAGCTCTGACTTCGAATATTAAATTCTTAGACATGAGTAAAATTAATTTGAACGATTTGAAAGCAGCAATTACATTCAAAGACGGAAAAGTAAATGTAAAACCTTTCACTATCAAATACCAGGACATTCAAGCTAATATTGGCGGAACACATGGTTTTGACCAAAGCATGAATTACAACATCAAATTCAATGTTCCGGCAAAATACCTGGGAACTGAAGTCAATACGTTAATTTCAAAATTATCTGCTGCCGATGCTCAAAAACTGGAAAACATTCCAATTAATGCTATTTTAACAGGTAACTTTTCGAAACCTAAAATCACCACCGATTTAAAAACTGCAGCTACTAATTTGACCAATCAGTTAATCCAGCAACAAAAAACTAAATTAGTGAACAAAGGAACCTCAGCCCTAACCGATATTATCAATAAGAACAAAAAAGCCGGAGACACGACTAAAACAACCATTCCTGCCACCAAAGCGGAAGCGCAAACTAAGGCTAAAGAGGAAGTCAAAGCAAAGGCTACCGACTTATTAAACAATCTCTTCAACAAAAAGAAAAAAGTAGTCGATACTATAAAAACGAATTAG
- the sppA gene encoding signal peptide peptidase SppA, with product MKFLSNVIATVVGLFVFLMLSFFGIIFIAAIFGSDNESPTLKSNSVLELNLENIKFDYAGKYKDPWMSFFSEEESIGLSDVINAIDMASMDDNIEGISILNNTSELGMAQSKDLRNALENFKKSGKFVMAYANTFSQKEYYLNSVASKIYLNPVGELDFKGLSSEIMFYKDLQEKTGVKMEVLRHGKYKSAVEPFLENKMSEANREQTTALLQSIWNSVAADIAKSRNITVAKLNEIANGLLARTPEMAKKQNLIDYIAYEDVYHNDIKKALKLSPNKEYNKISISDYTNQMISSTILTESEDKIAIIYAQGEILSGEGDVNTIGEGSMRRSLQEARNDKNVKAIVLRIDSPGGNALTSDLIWREIELTKKEKPVVVSMGNYAASGGYYIACNANTIFAQENTITGSIGVFGILPNFSQLTKKVGINIEQVKTHSNANDYSPFVPMEDNFKAVTLEGIEHVYKTFVSHVAQGRKMNFAAVDSIAQGRVWSGSEALKIGLVDKIGGLNAAIVEAARLGKTQNYSTQNYPEYEKSIDDVLSKFPFGSSKASIIKEEIGNENYQLLQQIKKVQSRRGIQALLPFEIAIY from the coding sequence ATGAAGTTTTTAAGCAATGTAATCGCTACCGTTGTTGGTCTATTTGTTTTTTTAATGTTATCCTTTTTCGGAATCATTTTTATTGCTGCTATTTTTGGAAGTGATAATGAATCTCCAACACTAAAAAGCAATTCTGTATTAGAATTAAATCTGGAAAATATTAAATTCGATTATGCCGGAAAATACAAAGATCCTTGGATGAGTTTTTTCTCAGAAGAGGAAAGCATAGGACTTTCGGATGTTATCAACGCCATTGATATGGCTTCAATGGATGACAATATTGAAGGAATTTCTATTTTAAACAATACCTCAGAATTAGGTATGGCACAAAGCAAGGATCTAAGAAATGCTTTGGAAAACTTTAAAAAATCAGGCAAGTTTGTTATGGCCTACGCCAATACATTTTCGCAAAAAGAGTACTATTTGAACTCGGTTGCCTCTAAAATTTATCTCAATCCAGTAGGTGAATTGGATTTTAAAGGACTTTCTTCTGAAATCATGTTCTATAAAGATTTACAAGAAAAAACAGGGGTAAAAATGGAAGTATTACGACACGGAAAATATAAAAGTGCCGTAGAACCCTTCCTTGAAAACAAGATGAGTGAGGCTAATAGAGAGCAAACAACAGCCTTATTACAATCTATTTGGAATTCTGTAGCCGCTGACATTGCTAAAAGTAGAAACATCACGGTTGCGAAACTGAACGAAATTGCTAATGGGCTTTTGGCTAGAACACCTGAAATGGCCAAAAAACAAAATCTGATTGATTATATTGCCTATGAAGACGTTTACCACAACGATATTAAAAAGGCATTAAAATTAAGTCCAAACAAAGAATATAACAAAATATCCATTAGCGACTACACTAATCAAATGATTTCCAGTACTATACTAACCGAAAGTGAAGATAAAATTGCGATTATCTATGCACAAGGGGAAATTTTAAGTGGCGAAGGAGACGTAAACACCATTGGAGAAGGTTCTATGCGTCGTTCACTTCAAGAAGCTCGTAATGACAAAAATGTAAAGGCAATTGTGTTGCGAATTGATAGTCCGGGTGGAAACGCATTAACATCTGATTTGATTTGGAGAGAAATTGAATTAACTAAAAAAGAAAAACCTGTAGTAGTTTCTATGGGTAATTATGCGGCTTCTGGTGGCTATTACATTGCATGTAATGCCAATACTATTTTCGCGCAAGAAAACACTATCACTGGCTCAATTGGCGTATTTGGCATTTTACCTAATTTCAGTCAGTTGACAAAAAAAGTCGGAATTAATATTGAACAAGTAAAAACACATAGTAATGCCAATGATTACAGCCCTTTTGTACCTATGGAAGACAACTTTAAAGCGGTTACACTGGAAGGAATTGAGCATGTATACAAAACTTTTGTAAGCCATGTAGCCCAAGGTCGAAAAATGAATTTTGCAGCTGTAGATTCTATTGCGCAAGGAAGAGTTTGGTCGGGTTCTGAAGCTTTAAAAATTGGGCTTGTTGATAAAATTGGCGGCCTGAATGCAGCTATTGTCGAAGCCGCACGTTTGGGAAAAACTCAAAATTACAGTACTCAAAATTACCCAGAATATGAAAAAAGTATCGATGATGTGTTATCAAAATTCCCATTTGGAAGCTCAAAAGCTTCTATCATAAAAGAGGAAATTGGGAACGAAAATTACCAACTTTTACAGCAAATCAAAAAAGTACAATCTCGAAGAGGAATTCAAGCCTTATTACCTTTTGAGATCGCTATATATTAA
- the folK gene encoding 2-amino-4-hydroxy-6-hydroxymethyldihydropteridine diphosphokinase, which translates to MRAQHQVILSIGSNQGNRLETIKKCIALIHQEIGTVIQVSKVYETAAWGFDSDSFYNCALVLHSHLSASEVLLKALAIEQKLGRIRNTTDGYQSRVIDIDMIAFDEQIIDTENLSVPHPLMQNRKFVLLPFQDLGINWTHPVLGKNIAQLVLDCPDDGECVAVETVENPLQKIDFGNLRYIAFEGNIGAGKTTLATKIAEDFGAKTLLERFAENSFLEKFYKNQERYALPLELSFLVDRYQQIADELRTLNLQKDFLVADYHVFKSLIFAKVTLEEEEYLLYKNLFEIIYKEIPKPDLYVFLLQHPERLLENIKKRGRDYEQEISADYLEQINNAYIAYLDLQKDLNVVIIDVTNRDFVNHQSDYLFILEEIQKLVHL; encoded by the coding sequence ATGAGAGCACAACATCAAGTTATTTTATCTATTGGTAGTAATCAAGGCAACCGTCTTGAAACTATAAAAAAATGTATTGCGTTAATTCATCAAGAAATAGGAACGGTAATACAAGTTTCTAAGGTTTATGAAACTGCTGCCTGGGGTTTTGATAGTGATTCTTTTTACAATTGTGCTTTGGTTTTGCACTCTCATCTTTCGGCTTCTGAAGTCCTTTTGAAAGCCTTAGCCATTGAACAAAAATTAGGTCGAATTCGAAATACTACAGATGGATATCAATCACGTGTTATTGATATAGATATGATCGCTTTTGACGAACAGATTATAGATACTGAAAATCTTAGTGTTCCTCATCCATTAATGCAAAACCGAAAGTTTGTGTTGCTTCCTTTTCAAGATTTAGGAATTAATTGGACTCATCCTGTTTTAGGAAAAAACATTGCGCAATTAGTTTTAGATTGTCCTGATGATGGCGAATGTGTGGCGGTGGAAACAGTTGAAAATCCGTTGCAAAAAATAGATTTTGGTAACTTGCGATACATTGCGTTTGAAGGCAACATCGGAGCTGGAAAAACAACTTTGGCAACAAAAATTGCTGAAGATTTTGGGGCTAAAACTTTGTTGGAGCGTTTTGCAGAGAATTCATTTTTGGAAAAGTTTTATAAAAATCAGGAGCGCTACGCTTTGCCTTTAGAACTTTCTTTTTTAGTTGATCGTTATCAGCAAATTGCTGATGAGTTGAGAACATTGAATTTGCAAAAGGATTTTTTAGTTGCAGATTATCATGTTTTTAAGTCATTGATTTTTGCTAAAGTTACTTTGGAGGAAGAGGAGTATCTGTTGTACAAAAATCTATTTGAAATTATTTATAAAGAAATTCCAAAACCAGACTTGTATGTATTTCTACTTCAGCATCCTGAACGCTTATTGGAAAACATAAAAAAACGTGGCAGAGATTACGAACAAGAAATTTCTGCTGACTATTTAGAACAAATCAATAACGCTTACATAGCTTATTTAGACTTGCAAAAAGATTTGAATGTTGTAATTATCGATGTAACCAATCGGGATTTTGTGAACCATCAATCGGATTATCTTTTTATTTTAGAGGAAATTCAAAAGCTTGTTCATTTGTAG